In Miscanthus floridulus cultivar M001 chromosome 5, ASM1932011v1, whole genome shotgun sequence, one genomic interval encodes:
- the LOC136454775 gene encoding uncharacterized protein, translated as MGENKQWPSNSEIELKTRRRLMDGTNLSRGLGAGRRRAGAGAGGQARVAGGRHAGEDARGRARDAGGRRGARGWEPGTGCGCRRAGAGAGGRAQDVEGRCAGEGAGGRARDAGGRHAGEGAGGRARDAGGRRAGAGARDRVRVSVGTGAAETLGSLTASEEEDSAQTMTPPDSIDFYDLLLVFFG; from the coding sequence ATGGGCGAGAACAAGCAATGGCCATCAAACAGTGAAATAGaactgaagacaagaagaaggttAATGGACGGAACAAACCTGAGCCGAGGGCTGGGCGcgggtcgtcggcgtgcgggggcgggcgccgggggccaggCGCGGGTCGCCGGGGGTCGGCACGCGGGGGAGGATGCtaggggccgggcgcgggacgctgGGGGTCGGCGCGGTGCGCGGGGGTGGGAGCCAGGGACCGGGTGCGggtgtcggcgtgcgggggcgggcgccgggggccgggcgcagGACGTCGAGGGTCGGTGCGCGGGAGAGGgtgccgggggccgggcgcgggacgccgggggtcggcacgcgggggagggcgccgggggccgggcacgggacgccgggggtcggcgcgcgggggcgggcgccaggGACCGGGTGCGGGTGTCGGTGGGCACGGgagcggcggaaaccctaggcagcctgacggcgtcggaggaagaagacagcgcccagacgatgactccc